GGTCATCGACGTCGACGAGTGACGTCAGCTGTCGCGTTCGACCTTGTCGACCAAGTTGACGATGCTGTCCGGCGGCGGAGGTTGACCCTGCGACTGCCACTCCTGAAGCAGCAGAACCGCGGCACCGCGCAGCATCCGCAGGTAGTCATCGACGTCGCCGGACGCCTTGTATGACTCGATTCGGCGGGCGACGTTCGGCACGAGCGGATCGAGTGCAGTGGCGACCGACAGCCCCATGCTGGCCTCGGTGCTGGCGCTCTGGTCGAGCAACGTCAGCAGTCGCTCGACGTCGGGCCGCGGCAATCCCGGGTAGACGTGCGGCAGGTCCTCGAGTAGGTCGTCTTTGACACTCACACCGCAGCTAGTTCCCCGAATGTGCGACCCGATAAACTCAGCCCGCACGCCCCCTTAGCTCAGTGGTAGAGCATTCGTCTTGTAAACGAAAGGCCGTCAGTTCAATCCTGACAGGGGGCTCCACATTCAGGCGGTGAATGCTTGTCAGTACCGCGTCGTAACTTCCCGACCATGAGACAGTGTCGCGGCTGCGGTACCGAACTCTCGAAGCGCAGCCAGAAGATCTACTGCGGTAACGCTTGTCAGGCGTCGGCCCGGCGCGAAGCCAGGACGAAACTCTGGCTCGAAACCGGCGAGGCACGAATCGACGGCCACCAAGGTCACTACATCCGGGAGTATCTCGCCGATGCGCAGTCGCGCTGCTGCGCGATCTGCGGCGCACCGAGCATCTGGTTGGACCTGCCGCTCGCGTTGGTGATGGACCACATCGACGGGGACCCGACCAACAATCGGCGGGAAAACCTGCGGCTGATCTGCCCGAACTGCGACTCGCAGCTCGCAACCTACAAGAGCCGCAACCGAGGCAAAGGACGCCACTTCCGCCGACAGCGGTACGCCGACGGGCAGTCGTATTAGGTCGCCCGCGTCAGTTATTCTCCGAACAGCCACGGATTGAGGACCGGTTGCGTCCGTTGGTCCGCGGCTAGACGGCCGCTGGTGCAACTGTGGTGTTAAACAGTCAGCATCAGACTGGCCGCCGTCGAAACACGCTGTGTGCACAGACGCGGCAACCGCAAGGGATCGAACCTACGTAGCAGCTCATCTGAATACGGTGCCATTGCAGTGGTCCGCTACTGCGCCAGCGGTCGCATCCGCGCATGACGATCAATAGCGTGGCGCCCGTGCTGCGCCTCGGCGGCGTCGGCACGACATATCGCAGGGGCGACGAGCAGTGAAAGTCCTGACTGACCTCGACTTCGCCTTGGATGCAGGCGAATTCGTTGTCGTCACCGGACCGTCGGGGTCAGGCAAGTCTCGAACCGCTGGCAACGAAGCGGTCAACGCCAACGCCGGTCGCGGCGCCAGCGCCCGCCAGGCCTGCCGCACCCAAGACTTTGCGACGATTCACCGTCACGATCCGCGAGCCTAGCGCCGGCCGTATACCTGCGACGGAAAGGCCGATGAGTTTGCCCCGAATTCACTCAGCCGGACGCTTGCTGGGCCATCATTGTTGGGTTCGGTAGCCAACGTCGGGGCTTCTACTTGGCATCACCGGCCGCGCAACTCATGCGTGCCCCGACGAAGGAGAACGATGATCAACCGAATCGCGAGAATCGCGGTGGCGACCACCGGTCTGGCGCTGGCCGGATTGGGATTGGTGACGACCGCGTCCGCCCAGGGACCCAGCTACCAGGGCGGCAACTGTCCGCCGGGCCAGACGTGCACCCACTGGCTACCCGGCCAGCCCCCGCCGCCGGGCGGTCAAGTGCTGACGTGGGACTGGAACGTCCCGCACGACTGGTACTGGACCTCCGAGGGCATCGTCGACGTCACGACCAACACCATGTACCCGTGGTCAGGCTCGCCGCATCCGGCTTCACCGCCACCAGCTCCAGTCGGCGCGCCCCCGGCTCCGCTGCAACCGCCGCCGGGTATGCCGTTCTGCAGCCCGCGCGGATCGCTGATCATCATCCCGCCGATCTGCGACGAGATCGGCTATGACTGGCCGCCAGGCTCGCTGCGGCGCTAGTTCCTGACTGTCGGGCTGTGGCCCACGGTGACACGAGGTGTCCTGCGCGGCTGTTGACTTTGCGCCATCGCGAAGCACGCGCCGTAATGGCCACCCGTGCAGGTGATCCCGTTCATCGTCGGGGCGGGGCCACCGGATCTGTTCGTCGGGACGCCGTTGGCGTCGGTCGCCGGATACCCCGGAGTCGGCTCGGCGAGCGCGGCCGGCGCCGCGGCGATCAGGACAGCGCAGATTCCACCCACGATCAACGCTGATGACCACATATCTGCAGGCTACGCCGATTTTGTGATTGTCCGTTCGAAAGGAACAGAGATGAACCGATTTTCACGGTTTGCAACGGCGCTCGCCGCATGCGCCGCCGTCGCGTCCGGAATGGGCGCCGCCACCGCAACCGCCCAGGGCGGATACACGTGGTGCCCCGGCCAACCGCTGCCGATGCACGGCCTCGGCTGGGACATGAACGTGTGCCATACCTTCGTCACCGTCCCGATGGGCAAGGGCAACGTGCCGATGTTCGACGTGGACGGCAACGCGATGGCCAGCTACCTGTGGATGGATTCCCCACCGCCGCCCATGGGTCCGCCGCCGCCGCCGGCTCCGCGGCCGGCGCATTGCCCGCCCTGGAACGTCATCGTCGGGCCGTCGGAATGCGGCGGCCTCTAGAAGATCAGGCCGAGGCGCATAACATATGTCCAACTGTTCAGATGATGTGATAACTTGAACACGCGGACCGGCCGAGCGTGTCGTTGATGCAGCACATCACGTCCGACTTGCCCACCGGCAGGGGACGGCCGGTCCGCGTATAGGCGTGCGATTCAATCGAATTGGGCTCAGACGCACGTCCGCTCGCCGCCGGGCTCATGCGCGAGGTGTCCGCCGACGGCAAGCTCCTCGACTAGCCGGCCCTGTCACATATCCCGGGCCTGCCCGGTCTTCGAGGTGTACCCGCAGAAACCGAAGGAGCCCAGATGACCACACCGAAGCAACGCAGCAACGCGTGGCAGACCGCGGTAACCGTGCTGCAGGAGGCCACGCCACCGGACGTGGCCGCGGGTTCGCACGCGATGACCATCGCCGTGGAGTTCCCTCCCGGTGACCCCGGCACGCCGCCGCACCGTCACAGCGGGCCGGCGTTCGGCTATGTGCTCGAGGGCGAGATGCTGTTCGAACTCGAGGGTGAGGCGCCGCGGGTCGTCAAGGCCGGCGAGACGTTCTGGGAACCCGGCGGCGACGTCATTCACTACTCGGACGGCAATGCCCGTGACGACGTCAAGGTCCGCTTCCTCGTCACGATGCTGTGCGCTCCGGGTCAGCCGATGCTC
The sequence above is drawn from the Mycobacterium gallinarum genome and encodes:
- a CDS encoding cupin domain-containing protein gives rise to the protein MTTPKQRSNAWQTAVTVLQEATPPDVAAGSHAMTIAVEFPPGDPGTPPHRHSGPAFGYVLEGEMLFELEGEAPRVVKAGETFWEPGGDVIHYSDGNARDDVKVRFLVTMLCAPGQPMLTLVENDELISRRGQRVPVAKS
- a CDS encoding HNH endonuclease, with product MRQCRGCGTELSKRSQKIYCGNACQASARREARTKLWLETGEARIDGHQGHYIREYLADAQSRCCAICGAPSIWLDLPLALVMDHIDGDPTNNRRENLRLICPNCDSQLATYKSRNRGKGRHFRRQRYADGQSY